One window of Tenacibaculum maritimum NCIMB 2154 genomic DNA carries:
- the infC gene encoding translation initiation factor IF-3, with the protein MKEDQHRINGKIRDVEEVRLVGENIEVGVYPLSKARELAREQELDLVEISPKAVPPVCKIIDYKKFLYEQKKREKTLKSKATKVTVKEIRFGPQTDEHDYEFKKKHAIKFLQDGAKLKAFVFFKGRSIIFKEQGQILLLKLAQELEEYGKVEQMPKLEGKRMIMFIAPKKTK; encoded by the coding sequence ATCAAAGAAGACCAACATCGAATTAATGGTAAAATTAGGGATGTTGAAGAAGTTCGTCTTGTAGGGGAAAACATCGAAGTAGGCGTTTACCCTTTATCAAAAGCTAGAGAATTAGCGAGAGAACAAGAGTTAGATTTAGTTGAAATATCTCCAAAAGCAGTACCTCCTGTTTGTAAAATTATTGATTACAAGAAATTCTTGTATGAGCAAAAGAAACGAGAAAAAACCTTGAAGTCTAAAGCTACTAAGGTTACTGTAAAAGAAATTCGTTTTGGACCTCAAACAGATGAGCATGATTATGAATTTAAGAAGAAGCATGCCATCAAGTTTTTACAAGATGGAGCAAAGCTTAAGGCATTCGTGTTTTTTAAAGGACGTTCAATTATCTTTAAGGAACAAGGACAAATCTTACTACTGAAGTTAGCTCAAGAACTCGAAGAATATGGTAAGGTAGAGCAAATGCCTAAATTGGAAGGTAAACGTATGATTATGTTTATTGCCCCTAAGAAGACGAAATAA
- the rpmI gene encoding 50S ribosomal protein L35 → MPKMKTKSSAKKRFKLTGSGKIKRKHAFKSHILTKKSKKRKLALTHAALVHKSDEANIKQQLTLR, encoded by the coding sequence ATGCCTAAAATGAAAACCAAGTCTAGTGCCAAGAAACGTTTTAAGTTAACTGGTTCTGGAAAAATTAAAAGAAAGCACGCGTTTAAAAGTCACATTTTAACAAAAAAGTCTAAAAAACGTAAGCTAGCATTAACACACGCTGCATTAGTTCATAAATCTGATGAAGCGAACATTAAGCAACAATTAACTTTAAGATAA
- the rplT gene encoding 50S ribosomal protein L20, translating into MPRSVNSVASRRRRKKILKQAKGYFGRRKNVYTVAKNAVEKAMTYAYRDRKNNKRNFRSLWIQRINAGARQFGMSYSQFMGKVKANDIELNRKVLADLAMNNPEAFKAIVDKIK; encoded by the coding sequence ATGCCAAGATCAGTAAATTCAGTAGCTTCAAGAAGAAGAAGAAAAAAAATCTTGAAGCAAGCAAAAGGTTACTTTGGACGTAGAAAAAACGTTTATACAGTAGCTAAAAATGCGGTGGAAAAAGCAATGACATATGCTTATAGAGACCGTAAAAATAATAAGAGAAACTTTCGTTCATTATGGATTCAGCGTATCAATGCTGGAGCTCGTCAGTTCGGAATGTCTTACTCACAGTTTATGGGTAAAGTAAAAGCTAACGATATCGAATTAAACCGTAAGGTTTTAGCTGATTTAGCGATGAACAATCCAGAAGCTTTTAAGGCTATCGTAGATAAAATTAAATAG
- a CDS encoding formate--tetrahydrofolate ligase, protein MEVVSNLSDIEIAQGKELKHIKTIANKLNISENDLEMYGKYKAKLPLSLIDEEKIKRNNLVLVTALTPTPAGEGKTTVSIGLTEGLNTIGKQATVVLREPSLGPVFGIKGGAAGGGYSQVVPMEDINLHFTGDFNAVEKANNLLSALIDNNIQSKTNNLNIDPRTILWKRVIDMNDRALRQITIGLGGTANGIPREDGFNITPASEVMAILCMATDFDNLKERLGNIFIGFTFDKKPVFARDLKAENAMAILLKDAIKPNLVQTLEENPAIIHGGPFANIAQGTNTIIATKMGLSLSDYVVTEAGFGADLGAEKFLNIKSAYAGLNPKCVVLVATVRALRHHGGVEKEAYSIPNVEAVKLGFKNLEKHIENIRKYNIEPVVAINSFYTDSEEEVNYIKEACRNVGVEAVLSEGWEKGGLGTQDLARAVSNIVEHKATQYKPLYDWKSPVKEKIEIIAKEIYGAVKVEYSKKAQLNLRRIDRLGFNDFAICMAKTQKSFSDNDKLIGRPEGFTVTVREIEIAAGAQFIIPILGKMMRMPGLPSIPASEGMTIDNGGVISGLS, encoded by the coding sequence ATGGAAGTAGTATCAAATTTATCGGATATTGAAATTGCACAAGGAAAAGAGTTAAAGCACATAAAAACCATTGCAAATAAGTTAAATATAAGCGAAAATGATTTAGAAATGTATGGAAAATACAAGGCTAAATTACCATTGTCGTTAATAGATGAAGAGAAAATAAAGCGGAATAATTTAGTCTTAGTAACTGCTTTAACACCAACTCCAGCAGGAGAAGGAAAAACGACAGTTTCAATTGGATTGACAGAAGGTTTGAACACGATAGGAAAGCAAGCAACTGTTGTTTTAAGAGAGCCTTCTTTAGGACCTGTTTTTGGTATAAAAGGAGGTGCCGCTGGAGGAGGATATAGCCAAGTGGTACCTATGGAAGATATTAATCTCCATTTTACAGGAGATTTTAATGCAGTGGAAAAAGCAAATAATTTATTATCAGCTTTGATAGATAATAATATTCAGAGCAAAACGAATAATTTAAATATTGATCCAAGAACGATTTTATGGAAGCGAGTTATTGATATGAATGATAGAGCCTTACGCCAAATTACAATAGGCTTGGGAGGAACCGCAAATGGAATCCCTAGAGAAGATGGTTTTAATATAACACCAGCCTCTGAGGTAATGGCAATACTTTGCATGGCAACAGATTTTGATAATTTAAAGGAACGTTTAGGGAATATTTTTATAGGGTTTACCTTTGATAAAAAACCTGTTTTTGCTAGAGATTTGAAAGCAGAAAATGCAATGGCTATTTTATTAAAAGATGCAATTAAACCAAATTTAGTACAAACTTTAGAGGAAAACCCAGCAATTATACATGGTGGGCCTTTTGCAAATATAGCGCAAGGAACCAATACAATTATAGCAACAAAAATGGGACTGTCATTGTCTGATTATGTTGTAACAGAAGCAGGGTTTGGAGCTGATTTAGGAGCAGAAAAGTTTTTAAATATTAAATCGGCTTATGCAGGATTGAACCCTAAGTGTGTGGTTTTAGTAGCAACAGTAAGAGCTTTACGTCATCATGGAGGTGTTGAGAAAGAAGCATACAGCATACCTAATGTTGAAGCTGTGAAGCTAGGATTTAAAAATTTAGAAAAGCATATTGAAAATATTAGAAAGTATAATATAGAACCAGTAGTTGCAATTAACTCATTTTATACAGATTCAGAAGAGGAAGTTAACTATATAAAAGAAGCGTGTAGGAATGTTGGAGTAGAAGCAGTTTTGTCTGAAGGATGGGAAAAAGGAGGTCTAGGAACGCAAGATTTAGCAAGAGCCGTATCAAACATTGTAGAACATAAAGCAACGCAATATAAGCCTCTATATGATTGGAAAAGCCCGGTAAAAGAGAAGATAGAAATCATTGCTAAGGAAATTTATGGAGCAGTAAAGGTAGAATATAGTAAAAAAGCACAATTAAACCTTAGAAGAATTGATCGATTAGGTTTTAATGATTTTGCTATCTGTATGGCAAAGACCCAAAAGTCATTTTCTGATAATGATAAATTAATAGGAAGACCAGAAGGTTTTACAGTTACAGTGAGAGAAATAGAAATAGCTGCAGGAGCGCAATTCATCATTCCTATTTTAGGTAAGATGATGCGTATGCCAGGTTTACCTTCAATACCAGCCTCTGAAGGAATGACCATTGATAATGGAGGAGTAATTTCAGGACTGTCTTAG
- the secDF gene encoding protein translocase subunit SecDF, with product MQNKGLIKLFAILFGLVSLYQLSFTFFANRVEDEAKAFAKSNVTGNNGRELAKLERKYLDSVANKDVINLGFAKYSYNDIKNKEMNLGLDLKGGINAILQVSVKDILVGLSNNSKNAVFNEALAKADEAQKDSQENYLDLFFTQFENLSNNSIKLSDPAIFGTKALREKIDFNKTNAQVKEVLQDEINSSINTAFEVLRSRIDKFGVVQPSIQRIGNSGRIQVELPGAKDIERVQKLLQSTAELQFWEVFTNIEVQNFFFQANAKATEILKEKEEIKEEAKDSTKTDSIDDLLGASADSTKVNQQKSLFTYLYPNVAQNQNQASSLVAQAKVSDTAMVNKLLKMKEIRSLLPKNLKYAKFLWDYKAQPSADKTSEIIGLYAIKSNRYDEATIDGDVIADAKQEYDQLSKPVVSMLMNGSGTKKWAKMTGENVGKFVAVVLDNYVYTAPIVNGAITGGSTQISGGQMTVNEAQDIATVLKAGKLPAPARIIQAEVVGPSLGKESINASMWSFGLAILLVLIWMLLYYGKAGLYANIALLVNILFIFGILASFNSVLTLPGIAGIILTIGMSVDANVIIFERIKEGLTSGKGLATSVEEGFSVKGALSAIIDANITTLLTGIILYVFGTGPIKGFALTLMIGIATSLFTAVFITRLLIDGAVLKGANLTFNTNISKNWFQNISFKFLQKRKAAYIFSGAIILAGLISIFSIGLKQGVDFKGGRSYVVRFDQPMNATEVASALKDSFGAAPEVKTYGADNQLKITTVYKIDEEGKEIDESVQSTLFTGLKPYLGATSYEDFKPGFEKAGNGIMSYMKVEPTIADDIKKAALWAVLGSLIVVFLYILLRFRKMSYSIGAVVAVFHDVLIVLGIFSILYQFMPFDMEIGQSFIAAILTVVGYSLNDTVVIFDRIREYAGDHKSFDASLVDKALSSTLGRTINTSLTTLLVMLAIFFFGGDSIKGFMFALIVGVIVGTYSSLFVATPVMFDTSKEENKE from the coding sequence ATGCAGAACAAAGGTCTTATTAAATTATTTGCTATCCTTTTTGGATTAGTAAGTTTGTACCAATTATCATTTACGTTTTTCGCCAATAGAGTTGAAGACGAAGCTAAAGCATTTGCTAAAAGCAATGTAACAGGAAACAATGGTAGAGAACTTGCCAAGTTAGAAAGAAAATATTTAGATAGCGTAGCAAATAAAGATGTTATTAATTTAGGATTTGCAAAGTACAGCTACAATGATATCAAAAACAAGGAAATGAACCTTGGTTTGGATTTAAAGGGGGGTATTAATGCTATTTTACAAGTATCTGTAAAGGATATTTTAGTGGGATTATCTAACAATTCTAAAAATGCGGTTTTTAATGAAGCTTTAGCTAAAGCAGATGAAGCCCAAAAGGATAGTCAAGAAAACTACTTAGATTTATTTTTTACTCAATTTGAGAATTTAAGTAATAACAGTATCAAACTTAGTGATCCTGCTATTTTTGGAACCAAGGCTTTACGTGAAAAAATCGACTTTAATAAAACGAATGCTCAAGTAAAAGAAGTGCTACAAGATGAAATTAACTCTTCTATCAATACCGCTTTTGAAGTTTTACGTAGTCGTATTGATAAATTTGGAGTTGTTCAACCAAGCATACAACGTATTGGTAATTCAGGTAGAATTCAAGTAGAGTTACCTGGTGCTAAAGATATCGAGCGTGTTCAAAAATTATTACAAAGTACTGCTGAATTACAATTTTGGGAAGTATTTACAAATATTGAGGTGCAAAATTTCTTCTTTCAAGCTAATGCAAAAGCTACTGAAATCTTAAAAGAGAAAGAAGAGATTAAGGAAGAAGCTAAAGATTCTACAAAAACAGATAGTATTGATGATCTATTAGGTGCTTCTGCTGATTCTACAAAAGTAAATCAACAAAAAAGCTTATTTACTTATTTGTATCCTAATGTAGCTCAAAACCAAAACCAAGCGAGTTCTTTAGTAGCTCAGGCAAAAGTGTCTGACACTGCTATGGTTAATAAGCTATTGAAGATGAAAGAGATTCGTTCTTTATTACCTAAGAATCTAAAATACGCTAAATTTTTGTGGGATTATAAAGCCCAACCAAGTGCTGATAAAACTTCTGAAATCATAGGTTTATATGCCATAAAATCAAACAGATATGATGAAGCTACTATTGATGGTGACGTTATCGCTGATGCCAAGCAAGAATACGATCAGTTAAGCAAACCTGTTGTAAGCATGCTTATGAACGGGTCTGGAACTAAAAAATGGGCAAAAATGACAGGCGAAAATGTAGGTAAATTTGTTGCTGTTGTTTTAGATAATTATGTATATACAGCTCCTATAGTGAATGGCGCTATTACAGGAGGAAGCACTCAAATTTCTGGTGGTCAAATGACGGTTAATGAAGCTCAAGATATTGCCACTGTTTTAAAAGCTGGTAAGTTACCTGCTCCTGCAAGAATAATTCAAGCAGAAGTAGTAGGTCCTTCTTTAGGAAAAGAATCTATCAATGCTAGTATGTGGTCATTTGGTTTGGCTATTTTGCTAGTCTTAATATGGATGCTACTTTACTATGGTAAAGCTGGTTTGTATGCCAATATTGCTTTATTAGTGAATATCTTATTTATTTTTGGAATTTTAGCTTCTTTCAATTCTGTATTAACACTGCCTGGGATTGCTGGTATTATTTTAACAATCGGTATGTCCGTAGATGCTAATGTTATCATCTTTGAAAGAATCAAAGAAGGATTGACTTCAGGTAAAGGATTAGCTACTTCTGTTGAAGAAGGTTTTAGTGTAAAAGGAGCTTTATCTGCTATTATTGATGCAAATATTACTACTTTACTAACAGGTATTATTTTATATGTGTTTGGAACTGGACCTATTAAAGGTTTTGCCTTAACGTTAATGATTGGTATTGCTACCTCATTATTTACAGCTGTATTTATCACTCGCTTATTAATAGATGGAGCTGTCTTAAAAGGGGCAAACCTTACTTTTAATACTAATATTTCGAAAAATTGGTTTCAGAATATTAGTTTTAAATTCTTACAAAAGCGTAAAGCTGCATACATCTTCTCTGGAGCTATTATCTTAGCTGGTTTAATCTCAATTTTTTCAATTGGACTAAAGCAAGGTGTTGATTTTAAAGGAGGGAGATCTTATGTTGTTCGTTTTGATCAGCCTATGAATGCCACTGAAGTTGCTTCAGCCTTAAAAGATAGTTTTGGAGCTGCTCCAGAAGTAAAAACTTATGGTGCTGATAACCAACTAAAAATAACAACTGTTTACAAAATAGATGAGGAAGGTAAAGAGATAGACGAAAGTGTTCAAAGTACTTTATTCACAGGATTAAAACCTTATTTAGGAGCTACTTCTTATGAGGATTTTAAACCTGGGTTTGAAAAAGCAGGAAATGGAATTATGAGCTATATGAAAGTAGAGCCTACAATTGCTGACGATATTAAGAAAGCTGCTTTATGGGCTGTATTGGGTTCTTTAATTGTAGTGTTTTTATACATATTATTGCGTTTTAGAAAAATGTCTTATTCTATTGGCGCTGTTGTTGCTGTTTTCCATGATGTGCTAATCGTATTAGGAATCTTCTCTATACTGTATCAATTTATGCCTTTTGACATGGAAATAGGGCAATCATTTATTGCTGCTATTTTAACAGTAGTAGGATATTCATTGAATGATACTGTGGTTATTTTTGATAGAATTAGAGAGTATGCAGGTGATCACAAATCTTTTGATGCAAGCTTAGTTGATAAAGCTTTAAGTAGTACATTAGGAAGAACCATCAATACTTCATTAACCACTTTATTAGTAATGCTAGCTATTTTCTTCTTCGGAGGTGATTCTATTAAAGGGTTTATGTTTGCATTAATTGTTGGGGTTATTGTAGGTACATATTCTTCATTATTTGTTGCAACTCCTGTTATGTTTGATACATCTAAAGAAGAAAACAAAGAATAA
- a CDS encoding adenylate kinase, producing the protein MKVIKLHDLYFKPFLTKEAISKIVKSLVIEVQEDLEKDEIPLFVGILNGSFLFAADFIREFKGNCEVSFVKLASYQGTSSSEKVKQLVGINEDLTGRTVIILEDIIDTGTTLQEIYEIFKDKNVKELKIATLFFKPDVFRKELPINYIGKSIEDKFIVGYGLDYNGLGRNYPAIYQLTTQPKMKNIVLFGPPGAGKGTQATLLKEKYNLLHISTGDVFRYNIKNQTELGVLAKTYIDAGDLVPDEVTIKMLKEEVDKNAGANGFIFDGFPRTQSQAEALDAFLSEKGEQINGMVALEVPEDLLVERLLERGKTSGRSDDTDESKIRNRFNEYNTKTAVLKEYYENQGNYYGINGVGSIDEITTRLAEVFDKL; encoded by the coding sequence ATGAAAGTCATAAAGCTACACGATTTATATTTCAAGCCCTTCCTTACAAAAGAAGCCATTTCTAAGATTGTTAAATCTCTCGTCATTGAAGTACAAGAGGATTTGGAAAAAGACGAAATCCCTCTTTTTGTAGGGATCTTAAATGGATCTTTCTTGTTTGCAGCCGACTTTATTCGTGAATTTAAAGGGAACTGCGAGGTTTCTTTTGTTAAACTTGCCTCTTATCAAGGCACTTCTTCTTCCGAAAAGGTCAAGCAACTAGTTGGAATTAATGAAGATTTAACTGGAAGAACCGTAATTATTTTAGAAGATATTATTGATACAGGAACTACCCTACAAGAAATCTACGAAATATTTAAAGATAAAAATGTAAAAGAATTAAAAATAGCAACTCTATTTTTCAAACCTGACGTATTTAGAAAAGAGCTTCCAATTAATTATATTGGAAAAAGTATTGAGGACAAATTTATTGTCGGATATGGCTTGGACTATAATGGTCTTGGACGTAATTATCCTGCTATTTATCAATTAACAACACAACCAAAAATGAAAAACATTGTATTATTTGGCCCTCCTGGCGCTGGTAAAGGAACACAAGCAACTCTTTTAAAAGAAAAATATAATTTACTGCATATTTCTACTGGAGATGTTTTTAGATATAATATTAAAAATCAAACAGAATTAGGCGTATTAGCAAAAACTTATATTGATGCAGGAGATTTAGTACCTGATGAAGTTACTATTAAAATGCTTAAAGAAGAAGTTGATAAAAATGCAGGTGCTAATGGGTTCATTTTCGATGGTTTTCCTCGTACGCAATCTCAAGCAGAGGCATTGGATGCATTCTTATCGGAAAAAGGAGAACAAATAAATGGAATGGTTGCTTTAGAGGTTCCAGAAGATTTACTTGTTGAACGTTTACTTGAAAGAGGGAAAACAAGTGGAAGATCTGACGATACAGATGAAAGTAAAATTCGCAATCGTTTTAATGAGTACAACACCAAAACCGCAGTGTTAAAAGAATACTACGAAAATCAAGGTAATTACTACGGCATAAACGGAGTAGGTTCTATTGATGAAATTACAACTCGTTTAGCAGAAGTGTTTGACAAACTATAA
- the obgE gene encoding GTPase ObgE: MTEGNFVDYIKIYASSGKGGQGSMHLHREKYITKGGPDGGDGGRGGHIIVRGDKNMWTLFHLKFKKHFRAEHGGAGSKSRSTGHDGQDIFIPVPLGTIIRDADTDEILFEVTEDKQEIVLLKGGKGGLGNWNFKSSTNQTPRYAQPGMDGVERWFRLELKLLADVGLVGFPNAGKSTLLSVVTAAKPKIADYAFTTLKPNLGIVEYRNFQSFVIADIPGIIEGAAEGKGLGHRFLRHIERNSTLLFLIPADSDDIHKEYQILLNELRKHNPELLDKNRLLAISKSDMLDDELKAEIQADLPKDIDTLFISSVAQQGLQELKDKLWGMLN; the protein is encoded by the coding sequence ATGACTGAAGGAAATTTTGTCGATTATATAAAGATATATGCCTCTTCTGGTAAAGGAGGACAAGGCTCTATGCATTTGCATAGGGAAAAATACATTACCAAAGGTGGCCCCGATGGTGGAGATGGTGGTCGTGGAGGACATATCATTGTGCGAGGAGATAAAAATATGTGGACATTATTTCACTTAAAGTTTAAAAAGCATTTTAGAGCTGAGCATGGTGGCGCTGGTAGTAAAAGTAGAAGTACTGGGCATGATGGTCAAGATATCTTTATTCCTGTTCCTCTAGGAACTATTATTCGCGATGCTGATACTGATGAAATATTATTTGAAGTTACAGAAGATAAACAAGAAATTGTTTTGTTAAAGGGCGGAAAAGGTGGTCTTGGAAACTGGAATTTTAAGTCTTCTACTAATCAAACCCCTCGTTATGCCCAACCAGGTATGGATGGTGTTGAAAGATGGTTTAGATTAGAGCTAAAATTACTTGCTGATGTTGGTTTAGTAGGTTTCCCTAATGCTGGAAAATCAACTTTACTATCTGTTGTTACTGCTGCAAAGCCTAAAATAGCAGACTATGCCTTTACTACCTTAAAACCTAATCTAGGTATCGTTGAATATCGCAATTTTCAAAGCTTTGTCATTGCTGACATTCCTGGAATTATTGAAGGGGCTGCGGAAGGAAAAGGCTTAGGACATCGTTTTTTACGCCACATTGAACGAAACTCAACCTTGCTATTCTTGATTCCTGCTGATAGCGATGATATTCATAAGGAATATCAAATATTATTAAACGAACTTCGTAAGCACAATCCTGAACTACTTGATAAAAATCGCCTGTTAGCTATTTCTAAATCAGATATGCTAGATGATGAATTAAAAGCTGAAATTCAAGCGGATTTACCTAAAGATATCGATACTCTTTTTATTTCTTCTGTTGCTCAACAAGGTTTACAGGAGCTAAAAGATAAGCTTTGGGGAATGCTCAATTAA
- a CDS encoding T9SS type A sorting domain-containing protein → MKKVFFLFFAFASAISNAQNVIIPDANFKTALVENPAINTNNDSEIQLTEASSYTEGIDISNKNIADLTGIEAFTKLKSLSCYGNQLKSLDLSKNVNLEYLYCYSNSLESINVSSSTRLKTFNCQGNKLASLNITANKELVYFNCSTNELTSLDVSQNTRLSKLYCHTNKLAVIDVKANEFLSLFYCYNNNGIANLDVTSNLYLTKLGCGGNKLTSLDISKNSRLKKLYCALNDLTVLNLANGNGVNFREIEASGNNNLSCVQVDDAQYSIENWVGTKFRFDAMASFSTNCVASVEEEESELIGIYPVPVKNRLNLRVKNQKVKNILIVDISGKIIKEGISISNTIDVKDLAKGGYFLRVKTDKGMLQKQFLKE, encoded by the coding sequence ATGAAAAAAGTATTTTTTCTTTTTTTCGCGTTTGCTAGCGCGATATCAAATGCCCAAAACGTAATTATTCCAGATGCCAATTTTAAAACTGCTTTGGTAGAAAACCCCGCTATTAACACTAATAATGATTCAGAAATACAATTAACGGAGGCTTCTTCTTATACAGAAGGAATTGATATTTCTAATAAGAATATAGCAGATTTAACGGGAATAGAAGCTTTTACAAAGCTTAAGAGTCTTTCATGTTATGGAAATCAATTAAAGAGTTTAGATTTGAGCAAGAATGTGAATTTAGAGTACCTTTATTGTTATTCAAATAGTTTAGAGAGTATAAATGTTAGTAGTAGTACCAGATTAAAAACATTTAACTGTCAAGGAAATAAACTAGCAAGCTTGAATATAACGGCTAATAAAGAGTTGGTTTACTTTAATTGCAGTACTAATGAATTGACAAGCTTAGACGTAAGCCAAAATACACGTTTGTCTAAGCTATATTGCCATACTAATAAACTAGCTGTTATAGATGTAAAAGCAAATGAGTTTCTAAGTCTTTTTTATTGCTACAATAATAACGGTATTGCGAATTTAGATGTGACTAGCAATCTTTATTTAACGAAATTAGGTTGTGGAGGAAATAAACTAACAAGTTTGGATATTAGTAAGAATTCTAGATTGAAAAAGTTGTATTGCGCATTGAATGACTTAACCGTCTTGAATTTAGCAAATGGAAATGGAGTTAATTTTAGAGAAATAGAAGCTAGTGGAAATAATAATTTAAGTTGTGTTCAAGTAGATGATGCTCAATATAGTATTGAAAATTGGGTAGGGACTAAATTTAGATTTGATGCTATGGCTAGTTTTAGTACGAATTGTGTAGCTAGTGTAGAAGAAGAAGAAAGTGAGTTGATAGGCATTTATCCAGTTCCTGTAAAAAATAGATTAAATTTAAGAGTAAAGAATCAGAAGGTTAAAAATATACTTATTGTAGATATTTCTGGGAAAATTATCAAGGAAGGTATTTCTATAAGCAATACTATTGATGTAAAAGATTTAGCAAAAGGAGGTTATTTCTTAAGAGTTAAAACAGATAAAGGAATGTTGCAAAAGCAATTCCTAAAAGAATAA
- a CDS encoding C40 family peptidase — MIKKIQLLFILLLTITSCSSSRSIVQVKQKEASIADKIVWTAVSYKGVPYKYAGSNRKGMDCSGLIYTSFKSRNIDLPRTSRQMYEKGYLVRLKEVKRGDLLFFKTTNKRGKVNHVGLVTSIKNSEIRFIHSTSSKGVIVSSLKESYWKKAFVKAKRLL, encoded by the coding sequence ATGATCAAAAAAATACAGCTACTTTTTATTTTATTACTAACGATCACTTCTTGCTCCTCATCTAGGAGTATTGTACAAGTTAAGCAAAAAGAAGCTTCTATTGCAGATAAAATTGTTTGGACTGCTGTATCTTATAAAGGAGTTCCTTATAAATACGCAGGAAGTAATCGGAAAGGGATGGATTGTTCTGGATTGATTTATACTTCATTTAAAAGTAGAAATATTGATTTACCTCGTACTTCTAGGCAAATGTATGAAAAAGGATATTTGGTGAGATTGAAAGAAGTGAAGAGAGGAGATCTATTATTTTTTAAAACAACGAATAAAAGGGGCAAAGTTAATCATGTAGGATTGGTAACTTCTATAAAAAATAGTGAAATACGTTTTATTCATTCAACAAGTTCAAAAGGGGTGATTGTAAGCTCTTTAAAGGAATCTTATTGGAAAAAAGCATTTGTAAAAGCTAAAAGACTTCTTTAA
- the lpxB gene encoding lipid-A-disaccharide synthase encodes MKYYIISGEASGDLHGSNLMKELYKQDTSAAIRFWGGDLMKQVGGTLVKHYKERAFMGFIEVLANLRKVLGLISFCKKDIADFNPDVIIFIDNSGFNLRIARWAKEAGFKTNYYISPQVWASRAGRVKDIKRDVDKMFVILPFEKEFYKQYGYEVNFVGHPLIDAIADRKQVDEQEFRREHGLGTKDIIVLLPGSRKQEIKKMLSIMLSLIDDFPKYQFVVAGAPSQPYEFYKEFLEGKEVKFVDNRTYDLLSIANTALVASGTATLETALFKVPQVVCYKGSSISYQIAKRIITLKYISLVNLIMDKEVVKELIQHDFTKENLRMELETILKGEERTRLFLEYYELEQRLGGKGASQKTAKLIIEG; translated from the coding sequence ATGAAGTATTATATTATTTCAGGAGAGGCATCGGGAGATTTGCATGGATCCAATTTAATGAAAGAGTTATATAAGCAAGACACAAGTGCTGCTATTCGTTTTTGGGGAGGAGATTTAATGAAGCAGGTAGGAGGAACTCTTGTAAAGCATTATAAGGAACGTGCTTTTATGGGATTTATAGAAGTACTCGCCAATTTGCGTAAAGTACTAGGATTGATCTCTTTTTGTAAGAAAGATATTGCAGATTTTAATCCTGATGTTATTATTTTTATAGATAATTCAGGATTTAATTTACGTATAGCTAGATGGGCAAAAGAAGCAGGTTTTAAAACAAACTATTATATTTCTCCACAGGTTTGGGCAAGTAGAGCAGGTAGGGTAAAAGATATCAAGAGAGATGTTGATAAGATGTTTGTAATTCTTCCTTTTGAAAAAGAATTTTACAAGCAGTATGGTTATGAAGTCAACTTTGTAGGACACCCTTTGATTGATGCAATTGCAGATAGAAAGCAAGTAGATGAACAAGAATTTAGAAGAGAGCATGGTTTAGGAACTAAAGATATTATTGTGTTATTGCCAGGAAGTAGGAAACAAGAAATCAAGAAAATGTTATCGATAATGTTATCTTTGATTGATGATTTTCCAAAATATCAATTTGTAGTAGCCGGAGCTCCTAGTCAACCCTATGAATTTTATAAGGAATTCTTAGAAGGAAAAGAAGTGAAATTTGTGGATAATAGAACTTATGACTTGCTAAGTATTGCTAATACAGCATTAGTAGCTTCTGGAACAGCTACTTTAGAAACAGCACTGTTCAAGGTACCGCAGGTCGTTTGTTATAAAGGAAGTAGTATTTCTTACCAGATTGCAAAGCGGATCATTACACTAAAATATATTTCTTTGGTGAATTTAATTATGGACAAAGAAGTTGTAAAGGAGTTGATACAACATGATTTTACAAAGGAAAATTTAAGAATGGAGCTTGAAACTATTTTAAAAGGAGAGGAGAGGACACGTTTATTTTTAGAGTACTATGAACTTGAGCAAAGACTAGGAGGGAAAGGAGCTTCACAAAAAACAGCAAAACTAATTATTGAAGGATAA